A single genomic interval of Zobellia nedashkovskayae harbors:
- a CDS encoding DUF6327 family protein — MTKKYSSFSEIDNDLRILKLQQEIAKENLKLDFKNTKSHLSPAQMVSTTSFGVKQLAVDFVLSKGLDWLHRLRRKP; from the coding sequence ATGACAAAAAAATACAGCTCATTTTCTGAAATTGATAACGATTTAAGAATCTTAAAGCTTCAGCAAGAAATTGCAAAAGAAAATTTGAAGCTTGATTTTAAAAATACAAAAAGTCATTTGAGCCCTGCACAAATGGTAAGCACCACCAGTTTTGGTGTTAAACAACTAGCGGTAGATTTTGTCTTGAGCAAAGGGTTAGATTGGCTTCATAGGTTACGACGCAAACCATAG